The genomic DNA TAAAAATTATTTGTATTCCTTTAGCTTATTTAATGCTCTACGGTGTTTGGTTTGGAACGAAATAATTATAATAAAAAAAGAGGATTTTATAAAAAGGAATTTAAGATAGAATCATAATCTATCTCAGATGGTGATTTTCTTTAATAGTAATGCAGAATAAAGAAAAAATGTTTTAGTCTCTGGATAATTTAATTTATCCAGAGACAGCTTTTTATATAAGCAAAAAAGATAAACAGGAAAAAATACTGTTATTTTTTCCTGTAATTCAAGGCTTCGGATAAATGCCGGATTTGTATATTTTCTGCTTCGTCAAGATCTGCTATTGTTCTTGCTACTTTTAATATTTTATCATAGGCTCTTGCAGACAGCTCGAATTTTTCAATAACAGGAGTTAGAAATTCCAGCATTTCGTCATCTAATCGGCAATATTTTTCCAGATCTTTCTTTTTCATATCTTTATTTAATTTTATGCTGTTATATCTTAGATATTGAATTTTACGTGCTTTCAAAACACGTTTTTTTATATCCGCCGAAGCTTCTCCGTTATTCATATTCAAAATTTCCATGTGGGAGAGCTTTTTCAGCTCCACATAAAGATCCATACGATCTAAAAGAGGACCTGAGAATTTTTTTACGTATCTTTTTATATCACGCAGTGTATCTGTACAGCGAGGGTCATTGGGAAAGTATCCGCTGGGTGAAGGATTTGACGCTGTAATCAAAATCATATTAACAGGATAAACGGCAGAAAAATCAGCTCTGGAAATAGTTATTTTTCCGTCTTCAAGAGGCTGTCTCAAAACTTCAAGCAGCTTTAGCGGGTATTCTCCAAGCTCATCGAGGAATAAAACTCCATGCAAAGCGAGACTTATCTCTCCCGGACGTGTGGAACCGCCCACAAGTGAAACAGTGGATGCAGTATGGTGCGGAGCTCTGAACGGTCTTTCGGAAACTACCGGAAATTCAGGTGAAAGCATTCCGGCTATACTGTATATACGTGTGGTCTCTATTATTTCTTCTTCATGCATATGAGGAAGTATAGTGATCATTCTTTTAGCTATCATAGATTTTCCCGAACCGGGATCTCCTATAAGGAAAAGATTATGCCCGCCTGCTGCGGCTATTTCTGCCGCCCTTTTAGCATGTGACTGTCCTTTTATATCTGAAAAATCTATATCATTAGTATATGTCTCAGAATTAGACTCTGTGTTTTTCAGCGTATAGTATTTTCCTTCATTTAAGAATCTGAATACATCAGTAAGATTTTTCACCGGAATTATTTTTATTCCTTTTATTAGTGATGCTTCTCTATAATTGTCATACGGGATTATAATTCCTTCAAGATTGTTATTTTTGGCAAGAATAACAGCATTTATTATTCCTTTACAGTTTTTTACGTCGCCATTCAGTGAAAGTTCCCCAAGAATGAGATATTTTTCCAGACGGGGCATATTTTCAATATAACCCAGATTTGCCAGTATGCCTGTACATATACTCAGATCAAACTGACTTCCTTTTTTTCTGATGTCTGCCGGAGAAAGATTCACAATGACTTTTTTGGCAGGAAAAATAACATCTATATTCTTTAGGCTGCTTCTTATTCTTTCCCTGCTTTCAATAATAGCGGTATCACCCATACCGACTATAGAAAAACCGGACAGACCATTAAAAATGTCTACCTCTACACTGACAATATATGAATTCATGCCAGTAAAACTGGCACTTAAAATAGTAATAGCCATAATTCCCCCACCTCTTTTATTTATGCTAACATTAATTATTTTTTTAGTCAATCTTTTTAATTGAGAAAAAGGGGAGTTTTAAGGGTGTACACTACAGTTAAGAGTTAATTTAGGGCTAGAGATAGAAACCTATAAAGAAAGGGTAGTAAGATCTCGGCAGCATAATTTTGATATGGTTTTTACTTCATGGAAAGCAATATACGCTGATTCGAAAAGCTATCTTGATATATTTGTTTCGGGAGTCGGGAATAACTGCGGAAAGAAAGCCATACAAAAAATTGTTGAATAAAAAAACTTATCATCTGGAACTCCAAATAAATAAGTCTTCTAAAGAACAGTTAAAAAAAGAAAGCAGTTTTAAGACAGTGTCTAATCTTGTATTATCAAGAGCTGTGCTATGATAAATTTTATGCAGTGATTGTCGTGAAATATACAGGTTTTCAGATTTTAATCTCCGCTCAAGTTCACTCAAGCTGCGTATTTTCTTCTTAGCCATTAATAGATTCAAGTTAGAATTAACCATATCCCCTCCTAAAAAATAAAAAATTTAATATATTTTAACATTTAAATATATATAAATGCAAGTTACGGTTATCAAAAAATTCTCTAATCAAAAGGAAAATTACAGCCTGACTCAGAAATCTTTTCCTGTAAGATTAATATATTAAAATATTTGCAGGTGGAAGTCATCATGGAGAAAAAACACAGAACAAGAAAAACCGGCAGAGACTTCCAGTACTCCGAAAATTATCGGGAGCTTTTATTTTGGGAAAAAACTATATTTTAAAAAAATCAAAAAACAGCGAAAAATAAAAAATATTGTTTTAAATGACGAAAAATCCCTGAATCTTAATTTTTCAAATCTCCTCAGTAAGCCGCTGTTCAG from Sebaldella termitidis ATCC 33386 includes the following:
- a CDS encoding YifB family Mg chelatase-like AAA ATPase is translated as MAITILSASFTGMNSYIVSVEVDIFNGLSGFSIVGMGDTAIIESRERIRSSLKNIDVIFPAKKVIVNLSPADIRKKGSQFDLSICTGILANLGYIENMPRLEKYLILGELSLNGDVKNCKGIINAVILAKNNNLEGIIIPYDNYREASLIKGIKIIPVKNLTDVFRFLNEGKYYTLKNTESNSETYTNDIDFSDIKGQSHAKRAAEIAAAGGHNLFLIGDPGSGKSMIAKRMITILPHMHEEEIIETTRIYSIAGMLSPEFPVVSERPFRAPHHTASTVSLVGGSTRPGEISLALHGVLFLDELGEYPLKLLEVLRQPLEDGKITISRADFSAVYPVNMILITASNPSPSGYFPNDPRCTDTLRDIKRYVKKFSGPLLDRMDLYVELKKLSHMEILNMNNGEASADIKKRVLKARKIQYLRYNSIKLNKDMKKKDLEKYCRLDDEMLEFLTPVIEKFELSARAYDKILKVARTIADLDEAENIQIRHLSEALNYRKK
- a CDS encoding helix-turn-helix domain-containing protein, producing MVNSNLNLLMAKKKIRSLSELERRLKSENLYISRQSLHKIYHSTALDNTRLDTVLKLLSFFNCSLEDLFIWSSR